A region of the Dromaius novaehollandiae isolate bDroNov1 chromosome W, bDroNov1.hap1, whole genome shotgun sequence genome:
GTACTTAATTATGGTGAGGTTTGTGGCTGTGCATCCCATGGGTGGGTAGTGTCCTGTAATGAAGTGGCTAGTTCTCTGAGGGCAATTAAATCCTTGCAGAATATTTCATGTGAGACTTTTGAATCTGAACCTTTTAAGAGCAAAATGAGATTCATATTGAACAGGAatgagggagaaggggagaactGACTTAAGAAGATGATGacttaaaagattttaaattatgCCTGGTTCTACCTTGCTGCCCCAAACTCTGCCCCAAAAAGCTggaaaaatccaaaccaaaaGTGAGGCTGGATGAATTAGAAGCTCttaatttttattattccttacttggaagttttaaatttaaatcagaaaCTCACAGTAATCTATTCTATTTGCAAAACACTGGAGTAAAGTTGATTTCAGAAATAGTTGCCACTAATAGATGAATGTACATTAAGTGACTATTCATCCATTAAATGATTTTCAGAATCTTCATCTGAAATGAGAGGGTTTGTTACCTTGTGATCTTGTTTTAACAGTGTTCAAATTGGATCTTTGACCTTTTCTCACTTCAGACTGTTTGAATAGTAGCAGTTTAAAAAACAGGCCCTCTATTAGGGAAGAATTCTGTTTCTCAAGGATTTAGAGCttgtaacattttcatttcagttccaTTTGATGTtgatatttaaactttttttttgttttttaggttgCAGATATCAAGAGGGTTAACAATCTTATCAATGATCAAGATTTTTTTGCCCTGAGGTCTATCAAAATTCCGGTAAAAAAGTTCAGTGTATTGACTGAAACACATGTCTCTCCAAAAGGAAGACCAGTTCTACGGCCTGCTCACTGTTCCCAGGAAGTGCAGGAAACAACGCCTTCTGATAAATTCTCTGCTAATGAGACTGCTGGCAACTTCTTAAAAGAAGTAGATCGTGATATAGAACAAATAGTGAAGTGTAATGATACAAAGAGAGAGAACCTTAATGAAGTTGTTTCTGCCTTAGCGGCCCAACAGATCTGTTTTGAAACTGATGGCAAAACTAACAAATGCAAAGATCCTTATTATGGAGCAGATTGGGGTATAGGATGGTGGACAGCTGTAGTGATTATGTTGGTTATTGGCATAGTAACTCCAGTTTTCTATCTTCTGTATTATGAAATTTTAGTGAAAGCAGATGTCAGTCACCATTCTACAATGGAATCTTCCCATTCAGGTGTCACAGCACCATCACATCAGAAACAAATCGAAAATGGAATAAATCCAGCAAATATTATAAATGTTAATCAAGGATATAAATGATAATCAAGGAGAGCTTCAGCATTACGACCAAAAGCTGCGGACAACTGTTATTCATAGACACATAACACAGCATTAGATGAACAGGAAACCACAGAATGCAAAGTGCATCTGGAAtgcagaaaaaagtattttactgaTGTATGATTTGTCTTTATGGGCAGTGTTCTGTTATATGGATGTTTGTGTGGCTCACGTAATCTCTGAATATGCCTGAGGTTAGGGGATTTTAACGCAAGATTGGAATACAAATTAAGCTATAAAATGGTCTCTGAAGCTTTGCACTTTTTTCTATTTTGATAAGCTTAGGTTTTCTAGTTAATGAGAATGtgaaaaagtgtattttgaaCTAACATAAAAGGACTCACTGTACCTTTTACAACCCTAAAATGGGTATTTGGGGATGTCAAACTTTTAAATGTGTCCCAGTATTTATATTGTGCATAGTACACTTGACATCTTAAGATCAAGTTTACAGTTATCTGTTAACTGCATTCTCATTTTATCTTACTCTGTAAGAAATCGGAAGAAACAATCATTCCATAATTAACTGCCACTGTAAAGTCCCCTTTCtgttaaaactgattttattatAGAGGCAGGAGCTAATACTTAAGCTGGAGTCTTTCAGTTTTGTGCCTGTGGTCAGCCCATTCTTTAATACTTTTCAGTACAGGTGATAAGCTATTTTGGTAACTCTGTATATGATAGTGTCTCAACCCAGTATAATTGAGACAGTTTTATGAAAAGCTCACAACCTTCTCCATGGTATCCATCAACTGAAAACTAACTTGATGGGATTCCTCTTCTGGTTGGctgtatataaaatgaaataagtgAAGATGCATGGCACCTCATTCTGACTGCTTCATTAGTCCTTTTTATGCTAATGCAATTTTCTTCCTCCAGCTAATCTCAGTTCAGGAGCAACTGATTTttcagacaggagtcacctgggGTTCTGTGTATGCTAACTGTCATGCACCCCTGAACACTACTTTTTCCTGAAGCCTACCACAAAATGCCAAATGAGATTTAATGGCTGTTAGCCAGAAACTTAAATTGCAGTAGAATACAGCAGTTGCAGCTTCAAACTGTTCTTCAATTAGTGTCTGTCAACCACTCTTTCCCTTCCTGGAAAtgctactgtattttaaaaaaatttttcctATAGGAAGACATAACTGAGATGCCTATAATCTTTTGTTATATTTGCCTTGTAGAATAAAATTTCCATTCTCCTGTTCAAAGTACTGTTTGTTATCAAAGCCCAAGTTAACTGACTTAAGActtaaagggaaaaggaagaatatcACTCTTAAAAATTTAACTCTACTATAAGCTCTCCTTCAAGTGTCTTGACCAAGTATACAATATAAAAATACCTGATAAAGTGAATTTCTTAACTACTGGAGGTATTCCTAAGTGCTTTATCAACATAAATTGTGAAAGTAAAGACTCTTGCCCCTCCTGTCCTGTTGtgtgtcctgtcccccccccaccaccacctccctgggCAAATACACTTCACTGGCATGCTGAGTAAGTGTATGAATATGAATCTAGTAACTTTTGATGTATTGAAACTGAAGTAGATCTAAAGCTTGAAGGGAAATTATGTACAGTTGGACCTGTGAACTGTTATTTGTTGCTGTTGAACCCTTTGATCAAAGTGATATTCCTAGAGAAAGCATAACTGCTCATAGTTCCTACACTAGAAGAGAGATTCTGGATGGGCATGAACTTTGTTtcatactacttaaaaaaaaataataatactactCCTTCCATAAAAAGAATATTCTAATAATACAAACATGAATGTTGAAGTACCAGTTCTCAAGACATGGCAAAATTTAAGGTGGCTATTGTGATATAGTTTCTATgtttaaaactttaaaagaagTGAACTTCAGAAACTTGTGACTTGCTGTAGCCCAAACAGCAGACCTTTGGCACAttaagatgttttctgtgtaGGTTGGGAACTATGGACATAATGTGTAACTTTTTGTGCTGCAAacttatttgctgttttttctcctttatttcagCCTGCGTCTGAAATCTTATAAAGCTTTATAATACTTTATTCTCTCCTTCCCTAT
Encoded here:
- the LOC135323464 gene encoding lysM and putative peptidoglycan-binding domain-containing protein 3-like, producing the protein MSGRSPGCGLQLPAVAQPAGGHLHPFGSDGEGPEEEVEVYELRPRGREKVRRSTSRDRLDGVVLLTKDIQEGDTLNAIALQYCCSVADIKRVNNLINDQDFFALRSIKIPVKKFSVLTETHVSPKGRPVLRPAHCSQEVQETTPSDKFSANETAGNFLKEVDRDIEQIVKCNDTKRENLNEVVSALAAQQICFETDGKTNKCKDPYYGADWGIGWWTAVVIMLVIGIVTPVFYLLYYEILVKADVSHHSTMESSHSGVTAPSHQKQIENGINPANIINVNQGYK